In Luteitalea sp. TBR-22, one genomic interval encodes:
- the katG gene encoding catalase/peroxidase HPI has translation MEMESKCPFSGKAHAGTSNKDWWPNQLDLKVLHQNPPARDPMGRDFNYREAFKALDLDALKKDIEQVMTQSQDWWPADFGHYGPLFIRMAWHSAGTYRIHDGRGGAGSGEQRFAPLNSWPDNANLDKARRLLWPVKKKYGKHISWADLMVLAGNVALESMGFRTFGFGGGREDVWEPTQINWGNETTWLGDERYSGDRNLANPLAAVQMGLIYVNPEGPNGNPDPAAAARDIRETFGRMAMNDEETVALIAGGHTFGKTHGAGPATHVGREPEATALETQGLGWLSTYGSGKGGDTITSGLEVTWTTTPTKWSNNYFENLFGYEWELTKSPAGAHQWKPKGDAGAGTVPDAHDPSKRHQPMMLTTDIALRVDPAYEKISRHFLENPQAFADAFARAWFKLTHRDMGPIARYLGKEVPKEALIWQDPVPPVTHALVNAEQVAALKQAILASGLTAAQLVRTAWASASTFRGTDKRGGANGARIRLAPQKDWAVNEPAELARVLGVLEGIQKDFNARGGATQVSLADLIVLGGCAAVEQAARAAGVDVQVPFTPGRTDATQEQTDVESFAVLEPTTDGFRNYVGQVSAVPAEVLLVEKAEMLTLTAPELTVLVGGLRVLDANTAGAQHGVFTTRKGALTTDFFVNLLDMGVEWKPTSDAAETFEGRVRGTGELKWTGTRVDLLFGSNSELRALAEVYACDDAKEKFVHDFVAAWTKVMNLDRFDLQ, from the coding sequence ATGGAGATGGAGAGCAAGTGCCCGTTCTCGGGCAAGGCGCACGCCGGCACGTCCAACAAGGACTGGTGGCCGAACCAGCTCGATCTGAAGGTCCTGCACCAGAACCCGCCGGCCCGCGACCCGATGGGCCGCGACTTCAACTACCGCGAGGCGTTCAAGGCCCTCGACCTCGATGCGCTCAAGAAGGACATCGAGCAGGTGATGACGCAGTCGCAGGACTGGTGGCCGGCCGACTTCGGGCACTACGGCCCGCTCTTCATCCGCATGGCGTGGCACAGCGCCGGCACGTACCGCATCCACGACGGCCGCGGCGGCGCCGGCTCCGGTGAGCAGCGCTTCGCGCCGCTCAACAGCTGGCCCGACAACGCCAATCTCGACAAGGCGCGGCGCCTCCTCTGGCCGGTGAAGAAGAAGTACGGCAAGCACATCTCGTGGGCCGACCTGATGGTGCTGGCCGGCAACGTCGCGCTCGAGTCGATGGGGTTCAGGACGTTCGGCTTCGGCGGCGGTCGCGAGGACGTGTGGGAGCCGACGCAGATCAACTGGGGCAACGAGACGACGTGGCTCGGTGACGAGCGCTACAGCGGCGACCGCAACCTCGCCAACCCGCTCGCGGCTGTGCAGATGGGCCTCATCTACGTCAACCCCGAGGGCCCCAACGGCAACCCAGACCCGGCCGCCGCGGCGCGCGACATCCGCGAGACGTTCGGCCGCATGGCGATGAACGACGAGGAGACGGTGGCCCTGATTGCCGGCGGCCACACCTTCGGCAAGACGCACGGCGCCGGGCCGGCGACGCACGTCGGCCGCGAGCCCGAGGCGACCGCGCTCGAGACGCAGGGCCTCGGCTGGCTCAGCACCTACGGCAGCGGCAAGGGCGGCGACACGATCACCAGCGGCCTCGAGGTGACCTGGACCACCACCCCGACGAAGTGGAGCAACAACTACTTCGAGAACCTGTTCGGCTACGAGTGGGAGCTCACCAAGAGCCCGGCCGGCGCGCACCAGTGGAAGCCGAAGGGCGACGCAGGCGCCGGCACGGTGCCCGACGCGCATGACCCGTCGAAGCGGCACCAGCCGATGATGCTCACCACCGACATCGCGCTGCGCGTCGATCCGGCCTACGAGAAGATCTCGCGCCACTTCCTCGAGAACCCGCAGGCGTTCGCTGACGCGTTCGCGCGCGCGTGGTTCAAGCTCACGCATCGCGACATGGGCCCGATCGCCCGCTACCTGGGCAAGGAAGTGCCCAAGGAAGCCCTGATCTGGCAGGACCCGGTGCCGCCGGTCACCCACGCCCTCGTGAACGCCGAGCAGGTGGCGGCGCTCAAGCAGGCGATTCTCGCCTCGGGCCTCACCGCGGCGCAGCTGGTGCGCACCGCGTGGGCCTCGGCCTCGACCTTCCGCGGCACCGACAAGCGCGGCGGCGCCAACGGCGCGCGCATCCGCCTCGCCCCGCAGAAGGACTGGGCGGTCAACGAGCCGGCGGAACTGGCCAGGGTGCTCGGCGTGCTCGAGGGCATCCAGAAGGACTTCAACGCCAGGGGCGGCGCGACGCAGGTGTCGCTGGCCGACCTCATCGTGCTCGGCGGCTGCGCGGCCGTGGAACAGGCGGCCAGGGCGGCGGGCGTCGACGTGCAGGTGCCGTTCACGCCTGGCCGCACCGACGCGACGCAGGAGCAGACCGACGTCGAGTCGTTCGCGGTGCTCGAGCCGACCACCGACGGCTTCCGCAACTACGTCGGCCAGGTGAGCGCGGTGCCGGCCGAGGTCCTGCTCGTCGAGAAGGCCGAGATGCTGACGCTCACCGCGCCCGAGCTCACGGTGCTGGTCGGCGGCCTGCGCGTGCTCGACGCCAACACGGCCGGGGCGCAGCACGGCGTGTTCACGACCCGCAAGGGGGCGCTGACCACCGACTTCTTCGTCAACCTCCTCGACATGGGCGTCGAGTGGAAGCCGACGAGCGATGCCGCCGAGACCTTCGAGGGTCGCGTCCGCGGCACCGGTGAGCTGAAGTGGACCGGCACCCGCGTCGATCTCCTGTTCGGCTCGAACTCCGAGCTCCGCGCCCTCGCCGAGGTGTACGCCTGCGACGATGCGAAGGAGAAGTTCGTGCACGACTTCGTGGCGGCGTGGACGAAGGTGATGAACCTGGACCGGTTCGACCTGCAGTAA
- a CDS encoding Fur family transcriptional regulator, whose protein sequence is MTSPADLLRGRGIQVTAQRLAVLRAVSSAPHITADAVADVVRREIGSISLQSVYDTLGLLAAEGLIRRIQPSGSPARFETRVGDNHHHLICRSCGRLVDVDCAVHAAPCLTPADGQGYEIEEAEVAYWGRCPDCVADARAADTASSATRRIRPRPVGRAARVTSRARRRDDTPTA, encoded by the coding sequence GTGACGTCCCCTGCCGACCTCCTTCGTGGCCGTGGCATCCAGGTCACCGCGCAGCGCCTCGCCGTCCTGCGGGCCGTCTCGAGTGCGCCGCACATCACCGCCGATGCCGTGGCCGACGTCGTGCGACGGGAGATCGGCAGCATCTCGCTGCAGTCGGTGTACGACACGCTCGGGCTGCTGGCGGCCGAGGGGCTGATTCGGCGCATCCAGCCGTCGGGGTCGCCCGCGCGGTTCGAGACGCGGGTCGGCGACAACCACCACCACCTGATCTGCCGGAGCTGCGGCCGGCTGGTCGACGTCGATTGCGCGGTGCACGCCGCGCCCTGCCTGACGCCGGCCGACGGCCAGGGCTACGAGATCGAAGAGGCCGAGGTCGCGTACTGGGGGCGCTGTCCCGACTGCGTCGCCGACGCGCGCGCCGCCGACACCGCCTCATCAGCCACCCGACGCATCCGCCCGCGTCCCGTCGGGCGCGCGGCCCGCGTCACGTCCCGCGCCCGGCGGCGCGATGACACGCCCACGGCCTGA
- a CDS encoding PQQ-dependent sugar dehydrogenase produces the protein MFRMSAIAAAALAGSALLLGTGLVARGRQAPPVAAPAAAQDPVAVGQQAYAIYCASCHGPRAQGAEKAGVLITIIQERGGKQPPDLTDATWDHGATDEAIATVITQGVPTTMMPGFGAMLTEAQVKGVVAYLRALARGEPGALAGATAIATKTATLPKADLAEYVRMPITGDPTGDLTRAQLSRVNFMREEPGGRRFFVPDLNGPLYLLDRRTKQVTTYLDFNGLEGRPGLFPRFTYQRNFAMGLINVVLDPDYARNGVFYTIHTEDPTIAAPATPRAGAVTGLDLQGYALTDLVMPPVRPDVPVDRVGVIVEWTDRDVTNATFEGTAREILRMPLDTPIHPLGEMTFNPVARRGDPEWRVMYVGVGDAGTGERQDGRRLVPQRLDTLGGKILRIVPDLREHVATSTVSANRRYRIPNDNPFASIAGARKEIWALGIRNPHRLVWDVDPAHPTAPRLFAFNIGLTGWETVLIVEKGANYGYPLREGPLAMTPKGMAPPPADDTIPVQVTATMTRGTVRPTYPVIAYPHTALGGDAIAGGFVVRGNAIPLLKDSVLLGDITTGKLWYARLTDVLAADDGRADTLAPLQELDAGVRPLVEATFRARGGRGDTLPGAAAISGRGRVDMRLAQDEAGTIYVITKSDGVIRTLTSVAAQR, from the coding sequence ATGTTCAGGATGTCAGCGATCGCGGCGGCGGCGTTGGCCGGGTCTGCCCTGCTGCTCGGGACGGGACTGGTCGCGCGTGGGCGGCAGGCACCGCCCGTCGCTGCCCCAGCCGCGGCGCAGGACCCGGTCGCCGTCGGCCAGCAGGCCTACGCCATCTACTGCGCGTCGTGCCATGGCCCACGAGCCCAGGGCGCCGAGAAGGCCGGCGTGCTGATCACCATCATCCAGGAACGGGGCGGCAAGCAGCCGCCCGACCTGACCGACGCCACGTGGGATCACGGCGCGACCGACGAGGCCATCGCCACCGTCATCACGCAGGGCGTGCCGACGACGATGATGCCCGGGTTCGGGGCGATGCTGACCGAGGCGCAGGTGAAGGGTGTGGTGGCGTATCTCCGGGCGCTGGCGCGCGGCGAACCCGGGGCGCTGGCCGGCGCGACGGCGATCGCCACGAAGACGGCGACCTTGCCGAAGGCCGACCTTGCCGAGTACGTGCGCATGCCCATCACCGGCGACCCCACGGGCGATCTCACGCGCGCGCAGTTGTCGCGCGTGAACTTCATGCGCGAGGAGCCCGGCGGCCGTCGCTTCTTCGTGCCCGACCTGAACGGCCCCCTCTACCTGCTCGACCGCCGGACGAAACAGGTGACGACATACCTCGACTTCAACGGGCTCGAGGGTCGGCCGGGCCTGTTCCCGCGCTTCACCTACCAGCGCAACTTCGCGATGGGCCTCATCAACGTCGTGCTCGACCCCGACTACGCCCGCAACGGGGTTTTCTACACGATCCACACCGAGGACCCGACGATCGCCGCCCCCGCAACGCCGCGCGCCGGCGCGGTGACGGGCCTCGATCTCCAGGGCTATGCGCTCACCGACCTGGTGATGCCGCCGGTGCGTCCGGACGTGCCCGTCGACCGTGTCGGCGTGATCGTCGAGTGGACCGACCGCGACGTCACCAATGCGACGTTCGAGGGCACCGCGCGCGAGATCCTCCGCATGCCGCTCGACACGCCAATCCACCCGCTCGGCGAGATGACGTTCAACCCGGTGGCGAGGCGCGGCGATCCCGAGTGGCGCGTCATGTACGTCGGCGTCGGCGATGCCGGCACCGGCGAGCGGCAGGACGGCCGCCGCCTCGTGCCGCAGCGACTCGACACGCTGGGCGGCAAGATCCTGCGCATCGTGCCCGACCTGCGCGAGCACGTCGCCACCAGCACGGTGAGCGCCAACCGGCGGTACCGCATCCCGAACGACAACCCGTTTGCCTCGATCGCCGGGGCGCGCAAGGAGATCTGGGCGCTCGGGATCCGCAACCCGCACCGCCTCGTGTGGGACGTCGATCCCGCCCACCCGACCGCGCCACGGCTCTTCGCCTTCAACATCGGGCTCACCGGGTGGGAGACGGTCCTGATCGTCGAGAAGGGCGCCAACTACGGGTACCCGCTGCGCGAGGGCCCGCTTGCGATGACGCCCAAGGGCATGGCGCCGCCGCCCGCCGACGACACGATCCCCGTGCAGGTGACCGCGACGATGACGCGAGGCACCGTGAGGCCGACCTACCCGGTGATTGCCTACCCGCACACCGCGCTCGGTGGCGACGCGATCGCCGGCGGGTTCGTGGTTCGCGGCAACGCGATTCCGCTCCTGAAGGACTCGGTGCTGCTCGGCGACATCACGACGGGCAAGCTCTGGTACGCGAGACTGACCGACGTGCTCGCCGCCGACGATGGCAGGGCCGACACGCTGGCACCGCTGCAGGAACTCGACGCGGGCGTGCGTCCGCTCGTCGAGGCGACGTTCAGGGCACGCGGCGGACGCGGCGACACGTTGCCGGGCGCCGCGGCGATCTCCGGACGCGGCCGGGTGGACATGCGGCTCGCGCAGGACGAGGCCGGCACGATCTACGTGATCACCAAGAGCGACGGCGTGATCCGCACGCTCACGAGCGTCGCGGCACAGAGGTAG
- a CDS encoding dienelactone hydrolase family protein, protein MPEPTSPARLDRRRFLQATAAIGALPSLASAPAAGAAHTAQAAAPASTPDVGSLFPFIRSQAVAGEFPLSFLQSRFTDVRAWRRDTLAKVLDLLHYAPAPCPPAAEKHESVDCGDYVRERITFSTTPDIRVPAYVLVPKGASASKPAPAIVALHDHGGFYLWGKEKLVPVQGEHAIFREFRERYYGGRAIAEDLARRGYVVIVIDMFYWGDRRMLLDDDPADWRERPSTMTPERIQAFNTRASQNEQLVGRTIFSAGFTWPGVMFWDDIRTVDYLRSRPDVHPERIGCVGLSVGAVRAAHLAALDDRVKAGVVVCWMTSFPKQLRKHVKNTIGHTKVVPGLHRLLDYPDVASLAMPRPMLFMSGSRDALFDVEGIKASFTKLEACYAKAGVPDRCRTQMYDSPHQFNAEMQAQAWEWLGRHV, encoded by the coding sequence ATGCCCGAGCCGACCTCTCCCGCGCGCCTCGACCGTCGTCGCTTCCTGCAGGCTACGGCCGCGATCGGAGCCTTGCCCTCGCTGGCCTCCGCCCCTGCAGCGGGCGCGGCACACACCGCGCAAGCCGCGGCGCCGGCCTCGACGCCGGATGTCGGTTCGCTGTTTCCCTTCATCAGGTCGCAGGCGGTCGCGGGTGAGTTCCCGCTGTCGTTCCTGCAGTCGCGATTCACGGACGTGCGCGCCTGGCGACGCGACACGCTGGCGAAGGTCCTCGACCTCCTCCATTACGCCCCGGCGCCGTGCCCGCCGGCGGCGGAGAAGCACGAATCGGTCGACTGCGGCGACTACGTCCGCGAGCGCATCACGTTCAGCACGACACCCGACATCCGCGTGCCCGCCTATGTGCTGGTGCCGAAGGGCGCCTCCGCGTCAAAGCCCGCCCCGGCCATCGTCGCGCTGCACGATCACGGCGGCTTCTACCTCTGGGGCAAGGAGAAGCTGGTGCCCGTGCAGGGCGAGCATGCGATCTTCCGGGAGTTCCGCGAGCGCTACTACGGCGGCCGTGCCATTGCCGAGGACCTCGCGCGCCGCGGCTACGTGGTGATCGTCATCGACATGTTCTATTGGGGCGACCGCCGGATGCTGCTCGACGACGATCCGGCCGACTGGCGTGAGCGCCCGTCGACGATGACGCCCGAGCGTATCCAGGCGTTCAACACCCGCGCCAGCCAGAACGAGCAACTCGTCGGGCGCACGATCTTCAGCGCGGGGTTCACCTGGCCCGGCGTGATGTTCTGGGACGACATCCGGACGGTGGACTACCTGCGCTCGCGTCCAGACGTGCACCCCGAGCGGATTGGCTGCGTCGGCCTGTCGGTGGGCGCCGTCCGCGCCGCGCACCTCGCGGCGCTCGACGACCGCGTGAAGGCGGGCGTGGTCGTGTGCTGGATGACGTCGTTTCCGAAGCAGCTGCGGAAGCACGTCAAGAACACCATCGGCCACACCAAGGTCGTGCCAGGCCTGCACCGGCTGCTCGACTATCCCGACGTGGCGTCCCTCGCGATGCCCAGGCCGATGCTGTTCATGAGCGGCTCGCGCGACGCGCTGTTCGACGTCGAGGGCATCAAGGCCAGCTTCACGAAGCTGGAGGCGTGCTACGCCAAGGCCGGCGTGCCGGATCGCTGCCGCACGCAGATGTACGACAGCCCGCACCAGTTCAACGCCGAGATGCAGGCCCAGGCGTGGGAGTGGCTGGGGCGGCACGTGTGA
- a CDS encoding cytochrome P450, giving the protein MGDTLTDLRADALFVRLRTCAPTLVLGDLAFVTRHADVREVLSRPGDFSVDPYGEAIARVTPESDFLLGQADGESYRRQLGWLRAAFPPDAVPQATAAATRHAAAATATAGTSLDLLDGFARPVAALVCDELFGLALGHADTTARWARDIFTEGFVNVLRLPLLTRRARRSAGAFGAALDARIAAVHRERQGGVSSDDGLGRLLAMQEAGDAGLTDARIADLLLWTVAGTVDNVATATCRVVHEWLDRPAVLAQARAAVARADDDEVWRLAREALRFGTPTPMVVRRCRATCAIARGTSHEAHVPAGALVLVGVGAAMMDPDVLEAPAEFQPGRPAEHYLHFGVGMHRCLGAHLASAIVAAMVSAVVSRAGLRRGSGLAGRLRMAGPFPKRFTVRFDA; this is encoded by the coding sequence GTGGGCGACACCCTGACCGATCTCCGCGCTGACGCGCTCTTCGTCCGCCTGCGAACCTGCGCCCCCACGCTCGTGCTGGGCGACCTGGCGTTCGTGACGCGCCACGCCGACGTGCGCGAGGTGCTCTCGCGACCCGGCGACTTCAGCGTCGACCCGTATGGCGAGGCGATTGCGCGCGTGACGCCAGAGTCCGACTTCCTGCTCGGGCAGGCCGACGGCGAGTCGTATCGGCGACAGCTCGGGTGGCTTCGCGCGGCGTTCCCACCGGACGCCGTGCCACAGGCCACCGCCGCGGCCACGCGCCACGCCGCCGCGGCAACGGCCACGGCCGGTACGAGCCTCGACCTGCTCGATGGGTTCGCCCGGCCGGTCGCGGCCCTCGTGTGCGATGAACTGTTCGGGTTGGCGCTCGGGCATGCGGACACGACGGCGCGGTGGGCTCGCGACATCTTCACGGAGGGCTTCGTCAACGTGCTCCGGTTGCCGTTGCTCACGCGCCGCGCCAGGCGTTCCGCCGGGGCGTTCGGCGCCGCCCTCGACGCGCGCATCGCAGCAGTCCACCGGGAGCGGCAGGGAGGTGTCAGCAGCGACGATGGGCTCGGGCGGTTGCTGGCGATGCAGGAAGCGGGCGATGCAGGCCTCACCGACGCCCGCATCGCCGACCTGCTCCTGTGGACCGTTGCCGGCACGGTGGACAACGTGGCTACCGCGACGTGTCGTGTGGTGCACGAATGGCTGGACCGACCTGCGGTGCTGGCGCAGGCACGCGCCGCGGTGGCGCGAGCTGATGACGATGAGGTCTGGCGGCTCGCCCGCGAGGCGCTGCGCTTCGGGACTCCCACGCCGATGGTGGTTCGCCGTTGCCGCGCCACCTGCGCGATCGCACGGGGCACGTCACATGAGGCGCACGTCCCCGCCGGCGCGCTCGTGCTGGTCGGTGTCGGCGCCGCAATGATGGACCCCGACGTCCTGGAGGCGCCTGCCGAGTTCCAGCCGGGGCGGCCCGCGGAGCACTACCTGCACTTCGGCGTCGGCATGCATCGATGCCTGGGCGCGCATCTGGCCAGCGCGATCGTCGCCGCGATGGTGTCGGCCGTCGTGTCTCGCGCCGGCCTGCGGCGCGGCTCCGGCCTTGCCGGCCGGCTCCGCATGGCCGGCCCCTTTCCGAAACGGTTCACGGTGCGATTCGACGCGTGA
- a CDS encoding VCBS repeat-containing protein — MVTGLFLFLLAATAQPASSPAPPAFRAATIVSGLGMGYQLVVADLNRDRRPDVVVVDERSTELAWYENPTWTRHVLITGVPRVINLDTHDLDGDGIPEIAMAHQFETDPSRSVGQVLLLTHGDDPTQPWTSKPIDTVPTAHRVRWMRVEAGKSPWLLVAPFAGAGVVAPKYAGRTPIYAYVPGTWTRQRISSTLTGIVHSIHPVEWAPGRWQLLTASFDGVQRVVPREGEWTHVPITSGNLEPCPRCGTSEIKLGRLGARRFLATIEPFHGNIVAVYLDRATGWERLVIEDGMTNGHALAVADLDGDGQDEIVASHRGKDVRVSVYRAADATGTRWSRTVLDQGGVAGADCKVADLTGDGKLDIVCSGASTGNVVLFEQQK; from the coding sequence ATGGTCACGGGCCTTTTCCTGTTCCTGCTCGCGGCGACCGCGCAGCCGGCCTCGTCGCCGGCCCCGCCGGCGTTCCGCGCGGCGACGATCGTGTCGGGCCTCGGCATGGGCTACCAGTTGGTCGTCGCCGACCTGAATCGCGACCGCCGGCCCGACGTCGTGGTGGTCGACGAGCGATCGACAGAACTGGCCTGGTACGAGAACCCCACGTGGACGCGCCACGTGCTGATCACCGGCGTCCCGCGCGTGATCAACCTCGACACGCACGATCTCGACGGCGACGGCATCCCGGAGATCGCGATGGCGCACCAGTTCGAGACCGACCCGTCGCGAAGCGTGGGACAAGTGCTGCTGCTCACCCATGGCGACGACCCGACGCAGCCGTGGACCAGCAAGCCGATCGACACGGTGCCGACGGCGCACCGCGTGCGCTGGATGCGCGTCGAGGCCGGCAAGTCGCCCTGGCTGCTCGTGGCGCCGTTCGCGGGCGCCGGCGTCGTCGCGCCGAAGTACGCGGGACGCACGCCGATCTACGCCTACGTCCCCGGCACATGGACGCGCCAGCGCATCTCGTCGACCCTCACCGGCATCGTCCACAGCATCCACCCGGTCGAGTGGGCGCCCGGACGCTGGCAATTGCTCACGGCCAGCTTCGACGGCGTGCAGCGCGTGGTGCCCAGGGAAGGCGAGTGGACGCACGTGCCGATCACGTCGGGCAACCTCGAGCCATGCCCCCGGTGTGGCACCAGCGAGATCAAGCTCGGGCGCCTCGGCGCGCGTCGGTTCCTGGCCACCATCGAGCCATTCCACGGCAACATCGTCGCGGTGTACCTGGATCGCGCGACGGGCTGGGAGCGGTTGGTGATCGAGGACGGCATGACCAACGGACATGCGCTCGCCGTCGCCGACCTCGACGGCGACGGGCAGGACGAGATCGTCGCCAGCCATCGCGGCAAGGACGTCCGCGTGAGCGTGTACCGCGCCGCCGACGCGACGGGCACGCGCTGGTCACGAACCGTGCTCGACCAGGGCGGCGTCGCCGGCGCCGACTGCAAGGTCGCCGACCTTACGGGCGACGGCAAGCTCGACATCGTCTGCTCCGGGGCCTCGACCGGGAACGTCGTGCTCTTCGAGCAGCAGAAGTAG
- a CDS encoding response regulator transcription factor, which produces MSLRLLIADDHTLLRAGIRSLLERTFPDIDVQEASDGTEMLAMAAATPPDIALVDITMPGLNGIDAAQRLRDSCPDCKVVMLSMHQDDMQVVRAMRAGAHGYLLKDAAVAELGLALDAVRRGQVYLSRDLSAAVRDMVVTGQPAEPDPLARLSPRQREVLQLIAEGQGTKEIAYRLGLSAKTVETHRKDLMARLDIHDVAGLTRFAVRHGLTTVDT; this is translated from the coding sequence ATGAGCCTCCGTCTCCTCATCGCCGACGACCACACGCTGCTTCGGGCCGGCATCCGCTCGTTGCTGGAGCGCACGTTCCCCGACATCGACGTGCAGGAGGCCTCCGACGGCACGGAGATGCTGGCGATGGCCGCAGCCACGCCTCCCGACATCGCGCTCGTCGACATCACCATGCCCGGGCTGAACGGCATAGACGCCGCACAGCGCCTGCGCGACTCGTGCCCCGACTGCAAGGTCGTGATGCTGTCGATGCACCAGGACGACATGCAGGTGGTTCGCGCCATGCGGGCCGGCGCGCACGGGTACCTCCTCAAGGATGCCGCGGTCGCCGAGCTCGGGTTGGCGCTCGACGCCGTGCGGCGCGGGCAGGTCTACCTCAGTCGCGACCTGTCCGCTGCGGTGCGCGACATGGTGGTCACAGGGCAGCCCGCCGAGCCCGACCCGCTGGCGCGCCTCAGCCCGCGGCAGCGGGAGGTGTTGCAGCTGATCGCCGAGGGGCAGGGCACCAAGGAGATCGCCTACCGGCTCGGCCTCAGTGCCAAGACCGTCGAGACGCATCGCAAGGACCTGATGGCCCGCCTCGACATCCACGACGTCGCCGGGTTGACGCGGTTCGCCGTACGCCACGGCCTGACGACGGTAGACACGTAG
- a CDS encoding sensor histidine kinase, with the protein MIVAALVVTCVALCGGLVGVALVARRRAHAVRVLSSEIARSQEQERQRLAQDLHDDVGQKLALLKLQLQMAIKADEASDPALKGCVDLVDTVIADIRTISGALKPVPFDPGLLLPALRVLAQREGTRAGLAVLVDAPGDTTGLPREVELACYRIVREALANVVKHAEARHVAVTITTTPHALTLRVADDGRGFDVKAGRRAATAGGHLGLRSVEERLTVLGGALRITSEPGVGTTLECTVPLRTPS; encoded by the coding sequence ATGATCGTCGCCGCGCTCGTCGTCACGTGCGTGGCGCTGTGTGGCGGGCTGGTGGGCGTGGCGCTGGTCGCCCGTCGCCGTGCGCACGCCGTGCGTGTCCTGTCCTCCGAGATCGCCCGGTCACAGGAGCAGGAGCGCCAGAGACTCGCCCAGGACCTGCACGACGACGTCGGCCAGAAGCTGGCGCTCCTCAAGCTGCAACTCCAGATGGCCATCAAGGCCGACGAGGCCTCGGACCCGGCGCTGAAGGGCTGCGTCGATCTCGTCGACACGGTGATTGCCGACATCCGGACGATCTCCGGGGCGCTCAAGCCGGTGCCGTTCGACCCCGGGTTGCTCCTGCCGGCGCTGCGCGTGCTCGCGCAGCGCGAAGGCACGCGCGCCGGCCTGGCCGTCCTCGTCGATGCGCCGGGCGACACCACCGGCTTGCCGCGCGAGGTCGAGCTGGCGTGCTACCGCATCGTCCGGGAGGCGCTCGCCAACGTGGTCAAGCACGCCGAGGCGCGCCACGTCGCCGTCACGATCACCACGACACCGCACGCGCTGACCCTGCGCGTCGCCGACGATGGGCGCGGCTTCGACGTGAAGGCCGGCCGGCGTGCCGCCACCGCCGGCGGCCACCTCGGCCTGCGCAGCGTCGAGGAACGCCTGACCGTGCTCGGTGGCGCCCTGCGCATCACCTCGGAGCCTGGCGTCGGCACGACGCTCGAGTGCACCGTGCCCCTGCGGACCCCCTCATGA